In the Hordeum vulgare subsp. vulgare chromosome 7H, MorexV3_pseudomolecules_assembly, whole genome shotgun sequence genome, one interval contains:
- the LOC123412906 gene encoding uncharacterized protein LOC123412906 isoform X3, which yields MLRRLRLRGHSSFFVLADPAPSDPSSPTVLSRLSRGLLARAAAASRAHDLLFSRALLFTATPASPTPDALTLAEPLLADLDAFVAAMDEISAGAFLRAGAGDGELDLTALASQDFPELPWLKAKGYYVIEELVANWVEIALRMSWAAAGGGGAGGKKALRVGRCVKEKAGLASTAFWREKGYVDWWMRLEPRVRARITGAFFGKSAKALANEIGGSDVASSDSGSFIADSLYGCTRQSFFRKNQPGCGDVASILSCKKKPAFAKELKRLLVLQEIVCLKSNITYCGGDAIFLTSLMSAGTVADNILMRLRRLLMVVSTESINLELIGDGASNNTKKNVEKTSAGSRKGKKKSSSSKKLAASSKSSKDNGGSSTETRSSRIVSKSNQQTPSVRCTIIGPASVETPCKEIASIPKAEQAIRLVDCNNQCNKKKNKRKGKAKFSDLMRAENPGPGKLKTTAAHVATEASHKSAEAVDAPPRVPSHGNTSSNDIPQAAGCSESSSIFDGTEEKGIKSSRKLEDTLCSSTVISSVTTEYCQSAQEPANFSVNEQSSSHTSLNESMVQPSLCSPSSSDNVLSGNPCRNFADSLVRTAQDKTGCDITQGALHGLPPGVGKGYGKQVDHNSVVTTDKLLPSVIPANILQSAISDNSTTVKNGVDEYYAFNRNLLGGTSYEWPSVAPHFVSPEMQQRPAAADRLHLDVGYRWPTQFDQPFIPANHQVRSSPVEAGCNQMLSSLSVPLSFDWPPVFRGYGKLTQNAALSYDPVFAPHMQSSAWPGFPAQLIQRGGICSEKDRKYFSDSDPRNTSDVGDDTESYWFSEEESDGRATSGRDINQYFGGGVMYWSPAEHAGTGFSRPPSLSSDDSAWAWHEADVSRVVDDLAIGIPSSTYNPNGASSPPSSPSPFCSQNETSDPSPQPACHSVAGNDINSEASHSPSSMQDSPEDKTTSAVKGPSCASEIVKGDTLPYAMLRPIVVSNISRRLSRSDFRGGHDHRSPCVSSTRRDIPLVRRPPSPVLLSVPRMPRPPPPSPVGESRKRGFPIVRSGSSSPRHWGMRSLFSDDKILNRAQFCLDGPEVVWPSWVNKGTSTGTLVQSIEDTVLQDHLVKISQLSRDQHPDVAVPLQPPDMLNGSPHKASLSLMHNALHEEIDQFCKQVAAANLVTKPYINWAVKRVTRCLQVLWPRSRTNLFGSNATGLALPTSDVDLVVSLPPVRNLEPIKEAGILEGRNGIKETCLQHAARCLGNQDWVRSDSLKTIENTAPKYLVTQICPMSTLLFWIAHKKFQSMCLGSKGALLVLTILVQKAAMRLRAQK from the exons ATGctccgccgcctccgcctccgcggcCACTCCTCCTTCTTCGTCCTCGCCGACCCGGCCCCCTCCGACCCCTCATCCCCCACCGTCCTCTCGCGCCTCTCCCGGGGCCTCCtcgcgcgcgccgccgccgcctcccgcgcGCACGACCTGCTCTTCTCCCGCGCGCTCCTCTTCACCGCCACCCCCGcctccccgacccccgatgcgctCACGCTCGCCGAgcccctcctggccgacctcgaCGCCTTCGTCGCCGCCATGGACGAGATCTCCGCCGGGGCCTTCCTCCGCGCAGGCGCCGGCGACGGCGAGCTGGATTTAACCGCATTGGCGTCCCAGGACTTCCCCGAGCTGCCCTGGCTGAAAGCCAAGGGGTACTACGTGatcgaggagctcgtcgccaACTGGGTCGAGATCGCGCTGCGGATGTCCTGGGCGGCGGCCGGGGGAGGCGGCGCTGGGGGGAAGAAGGCGCTGAGGGTCGGGAGGTGCGTCAAGGAGAAGGCCGGGCTCGCCTCCACGGCCTTCTGGAGGGAGAAGGGGTATGTGGACTGGTGGATGCGGCTGGAGCCCCGGGTGAGAGCAAGGATCACGGGAGCCTTCTTCGGGAAGAGTGCCAAGGCGCTG GCTAATGAGATTGGAGGATCAGATGTTGCTTCTAGCGATTCTGGATCATTTATTGCAGacagtttgtatggatgtacacggCAGTCTTTTTTCAGAAAGAATCAACCTGGTTGCGGCGATGTTGCAAGCATTCTGTCTTGTAAAAAGAAGCCTGCTTTTGCTAAAGAATTAAAAAGATTGCTAGTGCTTCAGGAGATAGTGTGTTTAAAGAGCAATATTACTTACTGTGGCGGTGATGCAATCTTTCTCACTTCATTAATGTCAGCTGGCACTGTTGCTGACAATATACTCATGAGATTACGAAGACTTCTCATGGTGGTGTCGACGGAAAGTATAAATTTGGAACTCATTGGGGATGGAGCATCAAATAATACAAAAAAGAATGTTGAAAAGACAAGTGCAGGTTCTCGAAAAGGGAAGAAGAAGTCTAGTAGCTCGAAAAAGCTAGCAGCGTCTTCCAAGTCATCTAAG GACAATGGAGGCAGTAGCACAGAAACCCGAAGTTCTAGGATTGTGTCAAAGTCAAACCAGCAGACTCCATCTGTTCGATGCACTATTATTGGACCTGCTTCTGTAGAAACTCCTTGCAAAGAAATTGCATCAATACCAAAGGCG GAGCAGGCCATCAGGTTGGTTGACTGTAATAATCAGtgtaacaaaaagaaaaacaaacgtAAAGGGAAAGCAAAATTCTCTGATCTTATGAGAGCTGAGAACCCTGGACCTGGCAAATTGAAGACAACTGCTGCTCATGTTGCTACAGAAGCCTCGCATAAATCTGCCGAAGCAGTAGATGCCCCACCGCGTGTCCCATCTCATGGGAATACTTCCAGTAATGACATCCCTCAAGCAGCGGGTTGCTCTGAGTCTTCAAGTATCTTTGATGGAACTGAAGAAAAAGGCATCAAAAGCAGCAGAAAACTGGAAGATACCTTATGTTCTTCTACGGTTATCTCATCAGTAACCACAGAGTATTGTCAGAGTGCACAAGAACCTGCCAACTTCAGTGTGAATGAGCAGAGCTCATCACACACTAGTCTAAATGAATCCATGGTCCAACCATCTTTATGTTCACCTTCCAGCAGTGATAATGTTTTATCTGGTAATCCATGCAGAAACTTTGCTGACTCCTTGGTAAGAACTGCACAGGATAAGACTGGCTGTGATATAACACAGGGAGCTTTGCATGGACTTCCTCCTGGCGTTGGTAAAGGATACGGGAAACAAGTGGATCATAACTCTGTAGTGACAACCGACAAACTTTTACCATCAGTCATTCCTGCCAACATTCTCCAAAGTGCTATAAGCGACAATAGTACGACAGTGAAGAATGGTGTAGATGAATACTATGCATTCAACCGGAACCTACTAGGAGGAACATCATACGAGTGGCCTAGTGTAGCACCCCATTTTGTATCACCTGAAATGCAACAGCGCCCTGCTGCAGCAGACAGGTTGCATCTTGACGTTGGTTACAGATGGCCTACTCAATTTGACCAACCTTTCATTCCTGCCAACCATCAGGTGAGAAGCTCACCAGTTGAAGCTGGATGCAATCAAATGTTATCTTCCCTGTCAGTGCCCTTAAGTTTTGATTGGCCTCCTGTTTTCAGAGGTTATGGTAAATTGACTCAAAATGCTGCTTTAAGTTATGATCCGGTATTTGCCCCACATATGCAGTCTTCTGCATGGCCTGGGTTTCCTGCTCAACTAATTCAGAGAGGTGGCATTTGCAGTGAAAAAGATAGGAAATATTTTAGTGATAGTGACCCAAGAAACACATCAGATGTTGGGGATGATACTGAAAGCTATTGGTTTTCTGAAGAAGAATCAGATGGCCGCGCAACTTCTGGAAGAGATATTAATCAATATTTTGGCGGAGGTGTGATGTATTGGAGTCCTGCAGAACATGCCGGAACAGGCTTCTCTAGGCCACCATCTCTTAGTTCAGATGACAGTGCTTGGGCATGGCATGAGGCAGATGTTAGTCGAGTTGTTGACGATCTGGCTATTGGGATTCCATCATCAACATATAATCCAAATGGTGCATCGTCACCACCATCCAGCCCAAGCCCATTCTGTTCCCAGAATGAAACTTCTGATCCTTCCCCTCAGCCTGCTTGTCACTCAGTGGCAGGGAATGACATCAACAGTGAAGCTTCACATTCTCCATCTTCCATGCAAGACAGTCCTGAAGATAAGACTACTTCGGCTGTAAAGGGTCCATCTTGTGCCAGTGAAATAGTAAAGGGGGATACATTACCATATGCAATGCTGCGGCCAATAGTTGTTTCTAATATATCACGAAGGCTATCAAGATCTGACTTTAGGGGTGGTCATGATCATAGGAGCCCATGCGTGTCTTCGACCAGGAGGGATATACCTCTTGTAAGAAGACCTCCATCGCCAGTATTACTTAGTGTTCCTCGCATgcctcggccacctcctccttctcctgttgGAGAGTCAAGAAAACGTGGATTCCCAATTGTTAGATCTGGCAGTTCAAGCCCGCGGCATTGGGGGATGAGAAGTTTGTTTTCTGATGATAAAATTTTGAATAGAGCTCAGTTTTGCTTGGATGGCCCTGAAGTCGTATGGCCTTCATGGGTGAATAAAGGCACTTCTACTGGTACACTGGTACAATCAATTGAGGATACTGTCTTGCAGGACCACCTTGTTAAGATTTCACAACTTTCACGTGATCAACAT CCTGATGTTGCAGTTCCTCTGCAGCCACCTGATATGTTAAATGGTTCGCCTCACAAGGCGTCCCTTTCTTTGATGCACAATGCTCTACATGAAGAGATCGATCAATTCTGTAAGCAG GTTGCTGCTGCGAATCTGGTGACGAAGCCCTATATAAATTGGGCTGTCAAAAGGGTCACACGGTGCCTGCAAGTTCTCTGGCCTCGCTCGCGTACAAATCTATTTGGCTCAAATGCCACTGGTTTGGCCCTTCCAACTAGTGATGTAGATCTCGTTGTTTCTCTACCCCCAGTCCGAAATCTG GAACCTATTAAAGAAGCTGGAATTTTGGAAGGCCGCAATGGCATTAAGGAAACATGCCTCCAG caTGCAGCAAGGTGCCTTGGAAATCAGGACTGGGTTAGGAGTGATTCCCTCAAAACGATTGAAAACACAGCA CCCAAGTACCTTGTGACACAAATATGTCCAATGAGTACCCTTCTGTTCTGGATAGCTCACAAGAAATTTCAGTCAATGTGCTTGGGGAGCAAGGGAGCCCTTCTCGTTCTGACAATTCTAGTTCAGAAGGCAGCAATGCGCTTGCGGGCTCAAAAATGA